In the Arachis ipaensis cultivar K30076 chromosome B10, Araip1.1, whole genome shotgun sequence genome, one interval contains:
- the LOC107622641 gene encoding uncharacterized protein LOC107622641 codes for MSAAETTAAAAVEAVSSVKCYCCGLTEECTPRYIDRVRERYEGRWICGLCAEAVKEETLKSRRDMSTDEALKRHVSFFQEFRSSSSSSGPQDLILAMKQLLLRSLDSSSSSSSPRGSGGGRRLGRSQSCFSSVNSGPTSQPNPHSQNRIVHGRDIREALTTE; via the coding sequence ATGTCGGCGGCCGAGACAACGGCCGCGGCAGCGGTGGAGGCAGTGTCGTCCGTGAAATGCTACTGCTGCGGGCTGACGGAGGAGTGCACGCCGCGCTACATCGACCGCGTGCGGGAGAGGTACGAAGGTCGGTGGATATGTGGACTGTGCGCGGAGGCGGTTAAGGAAGAAACGTTGAAGTCTCGGAGGGACATGAGCACCGATGAGGCGCTGAAGCGCCACGTAAGCTTCTTCCAAGAATTCAGGTCTTCGAGTTCGAGTTCGGGCCCTCAGGATTTGATCCTTGCAATGAAGCAACTCCTTCTGAGGTCTCtggattcatcttcttcttcttcgtcgccGAGAGGTAGTGGCGGTGGAAGAAGACTTGGGAGATCTCAGAGTTGTTTTTCCAGCGTGAATAGTGGACCAACCTCGCAGCCAAATCCACACTCTCAGAATAGGATTGTACATGGTAGAGACATTAGAGAGGCATTGACCACTGAATAA